The following coding sequences are from one Mytilus trossulus isolate FHL-02 chromosome 8, PNRI_Mtr1.1.1.hap1, whole genome shotgun sequence window:
- the LOC134680795 gene encoding RING finger and transmembrane domain-containing protein 2-like encodes MSHRRNMTENNSNQATMGSNSNQNWMRLNLPINNTGAISNQVGNAVSGIMPTIMGHNPHRIVVSRSSSVDANPSQPTPVTQTSTDNVNNDFVLDLNRLQHNPDPAHSHDFLHQGLQIDPESLQDFGSDENMNENHEHSHERRTPPLTHLLSNSIIFIVIVLFKLLSDHILGVVVFLCMGVTFIYANNKLQGLVHQTSLRDVNHFRYIFSFLQLAGLMAANMATVYYVFRDQELWKLLLFQMPNGWTADFWLFLWMMVVTDYILKYATIIFKCLISVVPFSSKKRGKYYMFIEHVMQLYRLVVTVLPWFHFLSDDVSFIFAAVLLLVYFIFKLNNTMVKIQDVYNAVGRLRTDISYGTRPSQSDITSREESCPICQDDYKDPVMLACKHIFCESCVTVWFDREKTCPMCRTQIHAENPEWKDGSTSVHIQWY; translated from the exons ATGTCTCACAGAAGGAATATGACTGAAAATAATTCTAATCAGGCTACAATGGGCTCCAATAGTAATCAGAATTGGATGAGGTTAAATCTGCCCATCAATAACACTGGAGCAATCTCAAATCAGGTCGGAAATGCCGTTTCTGGCATAATGCCAACAATAATGGGACATAATCCACATAGAATAGTTGTATCTAGATCGTCTTCGGTTGATGCCAATCCTTCGCAACCAACACCTGTTACACAAACTAGTACTGACAATGTTAATAATGACTTTGTACTGGATTTAAACAGACTTCAGCATAATCCGGACCCTGCACATTCACATGACTTTTTACACCAAGGACTACAGATTGATCCAGAGAGCCTTCAGGATTTTGGATCGGatgaaaatatgaatgaaaatcATGAACATTCCCATGAGAGACGGACTCCCCCGCTGACTCATCTGTTGTCTAACTCTATAAtctttattgttattgtattgtttaaGTTACTTTCTGATCATATTTTGG GTGTGGTTGTGTTTCTCTGTATGGGTGTAACATTTATTTATGCAAATAACAAACTTCAAGGCTTAGTTCATCAAACTTCACTTAGG gaTGTGAATCACTTTCGGTATATATTCTCTTTCCTACAATTAGCTGGATTGATGGCAGCCAATATGGCTACTGTGTATTACGTCTTCAGAGACCAAGAGTTATGGAAATT attgtTATTCCAGATGCCCAATGGTTGGACGGCCGATTTCTGGTTATTTTTGTGGATGATGGTGGTCACagattacattttaaaatatgccACCATCATATTTAAATGTCTGATATCTGTTGTTCCATTCAGTAGTAAGAAAAGG gGAAAGTATTATATGTTCATAGAACATGTGATGCAGTTATACAGATTAGTTGTTACAGTGTTGCCATGGTTTCACTTCCTGTCAGATGATGTGTCTTTTATATTTGCTGCTGTTTTattattagtttattttatatttaag ctAAATAATACAATGGTAAAAATCCAAGATGTATACAATGCTGTTGGTAGACTCAGAACAGATatt TCCTATGGAACCCGACCAAGCCAAAGTGATATAACATCTAGAGAAGAAAGTTGTCCCATCTGCCAAGATGATTATAAAGATCCAGTGATGTTGGCTTGTAAA CATATCTTTTGTGAGAGTTGTGTTACAGTCTGGTTTGATCGAGAAAAGACATGCCCGATGTGTAGGACTCAGATCCATGCTGAGAATCCAGAGTGGAAAGATGGATCAACAAGTGTCCACATTCAGTGGTATTGA
- the LOC134727563 gene encoding SREBP regulating gene protein-like, giving the protein MIDNSSLIEDDYETKHAIRRQPFQWKPNLPDVVSNNSTKIVPCRNSVQGKLIIVDERGYICNRTELDNRGCCDVTLQHISKHRCDKCSSNGCCEQFEFCVSCCLNPEKKSLLTRVLEEARQLGDRSLASVGDQFELCLAKCRTSSQSVQHENSYRNPKAKYCYGGNPPELLSLTS; this is encoded by the exons atgatagat aatTCAAGTCTCATTGAGGATGATTATGAAACTAAACACGCCATAAGAAGACAGCCATTTCAATGGAAACCAAATCTGCCTGACGTAGTCTCAAACAACAGCACTAAAATTGTACCCTGTAGGAATTCCGTCCAAGGAAAGTTGATAATTGTTGATGAAAGAG GGTATATCTGCAACAGAACCGAATTGGACAATAGAGGATGTTGTGATGTAACTCTTCAGCATATATCAAAGCATCGCTGTGATAAGTGTAGTAGTAATGGCTGCTGTGAACAGTTTGAATTCTGTGTTTCTTGTTGTTTAAATCCTGAAAAG aaatctcTGTTAACAAGGGTGTTAGAAGAAGCAAGACAGTTAGGAGATAGATCTTTAGCATCCGTTGGGGATCAATTCGAGTTGTGTTTAGCTAAATGTAGAACATCGTCTCAG aGTGTTCAGCATGAAAATTCTTACAGAAATCCAAAAGCCAAGTACTGTTATGGAGGAAATCCACCGGAACTATTGTCTCTAACTTCATAA